The Hippoglossus hippoglossus isolate fHipHip1 chromosome 10, fHipHip1.pri, whole genome shotgun sequence DNA segment AGAAAAACGGAAGGCCACCCACCAGGCGTATGTTCCTCGTCTTTGTCCCATCGCCTCAGCTCAGAttactgttgttattgttaCATCCACTCAAAGGTACTTCTGAAGGAGGAACTTGTCTAAGACATAAAGTACGCTGAGGAACCGTCTCCCATATTTTCAGCCTTACTCTGTGCGTAACGACATCAGTCGTTTGTGTGGAAGGTTTACAGCGTTCTGTCTGTCGATCAGAACAAAACCTCGCTGGAAGGGGCAGGGCCAACTCCATAACGCAACAATGTATGCTGATATGATACTGACACCTCGTGGACAGAGCACAATATGACCCATTTCTAACCCGGCACATAAACGAAGATATTAGTGTGTTTCCACAGTCCAAGATGACAAGATTGAAACTGTGGTATGATAGAGGTATTGTCAATTACATCATGGACACAATGTCCACCACACTACATCCTAATAGCCATTGTACAACATGCAATTTGTCCAGGAATTCCTGGGAAAGTTTGAGCAGATGCGTCCGGATTTATATTAACACACTAGAGTGGTGTGTAAGAAAACACATTGAGAACTCAATCTCCTTAAATACAAGCCACAAATCTGCTCGTTAAAATCCATAGATGAAGTACACGAAGCATTAAAACATTCTTCCTTAAAAATTCTCCACTTTGACATAGCGTGACTCAGtgtcagcaccatggacagcgcTGGAAAGTGCTTAGTTTTAAAGCTGTTGATTCAAAATACATATTCGAAGTGAAACTTAAATACCAAATCACCCGTTTACTATTTACACCACAAATACAATTCAGCACATTTAAACACCGTGTCATTGCAGTAGCCagcacattttaattttctaaGAGAGAAATAATGAACATTGAGAACACGCATTAATTAAAACAGCATTGAAcagaattgttttaaatgaatatatagGTAATCTTATCTACCATGATGAAATCTTCTTTACGAACTCAGTGTCAAGTCTTTGTGGGTTAATAAACTATACATTAATTCGAAATAAAAACATAAGCTTACCTCTCCAGTTGCAGACCTCCTGTCAGGGAGCATTAGTGTATTGGCATGGCTTCCTGGGACTATAGTAGATCCTATACTCATCCTGGGTCCAACTAACATGTAGCGTTTGTCTCCAGATCTGTACTGGATGCTGTGACACAGTGTCCCATCATAATTAGGCTCTGGTAGATATTTAGAAGTGAAGTCTGTGGACTTTGAGCACTGCATTGAAATCAGCACGATGATACTGACgagaaaaagagctgaaactgaGCCCACAGTTATCATCAggtaaaaagtcacattattgtcctcatctgcttttgttGAACTTTTAACATCCGATGCAGCAAAAGCTTCTTTGGGCTCCACAACTTTGACAATGACAGTAGCTGTTGCTGAGAGTGACACGTTCCCATTGTCTTTGACCAGTATGAGCAGTTTGTGCTCAgcctcgtctgtctctgtgaatgaGCGAAGTGTTCTGATCTGTCCTGTATAGCGGTCCAAACCAAAGAGACTGTGGTCAGTAACgtcctgcagtgaaaacagtaaCCAGCCGTTATATCCTATATCAGCGTCATAGGCTCTGACTTTAGTCACCAAGTGTCCTGCGTTCACATTGCGGGGAATCTCCTCCACACCTTCAGCAGAACCGTTGGAGCTGACTGGATACAGGATGACTGGAGCGTTGTCGTTCTGATCCAGAACGAACACGTTCACTGTGACGTTGCTGCTCAGTGACGGAGTTCCAGAATCTGACGCAACAACGTGGAACTTGAACGTTTTCACAGTTTCAAAGTCGAAACTTTTCAGCGCTGATATTTGACCATTATCTGAGTTAATACTTAAAAATGCAGCATTTTTAACTTGACTACCTTCCCCTCTTACAATATTATAAGTTAAAGCCGCGTTTTCATTCAAGTCTTTATCCGAAGCTGTCACGGAAAATATAATATTTCCTGGCACGTTATTTTCCACCAGGTAAAGTTCGATTGGATTCTGCAGAAACTGAGGGTTGTTATCATTCACGTCTGATACGTCAATACTCAGAGTTTTGAATGTAGACAGGGGAGGCTGCCCACAGTCTGTCGCTGTGAGTTCAATGTCATAATGTGACACTAATTCTCGATCCAAacgattttttaaaactaacgAGTACATGTTATCTTGAAATGACGGTTTTAACTCGAATGGCACATTATCTGAAAGACTACATATGACTTTCCCGTTTAAACCAGCGTCTCTGTCAGTAATGCTAATGAGAGAAACCACCGTCCCGGGTTTCGAGTCTTCAGACACCATCTGTGACAGCGACGTCACCTCTATCTCA contains these protein-coding regions:
- the LOC117769826 gene encoding protocadherin alpha-8-like → MGQRRGIYAWWVAFRFSVMLSCVMRVSAQIKYSVPEEVKVGSIVGNVAKDLGLDITSLDERRFRIVSGTEDSQFEVHQNNGVLYVRKSIDREELCKSASPCVVNLKMVAENPMEIHYVAVEIVDVNDHSPSFQEEEKILEISESTLPGKRFQLPTARDPDVGTNTVRVYKLNHNEYFSIQIRERGEDKIPFLVLQKSLDREKHNEHKLILTAVDGGNPPRSGTLNVTVIVLDSNDNHPIFSQEVYSVTLPENVKAETSVITVTATDLDEGANGDIEYFFGGELDPKIYDMFVLDKDTGEIRVKGEIDFEKIEVFKLDVHATDKGQPPMSTDCRVIIKVLDENDNKPEIEVTSLSQMVSEDSKPGTVVSLISITDRDAGLNGKVICSLSDNVPFELKPSFQDNMYSLVLKNRLDRELVSHYDIELTATDCGQPPLSTFKTLSIDVSDVNDNNPQFLQNPIELYLVENNVPGNIIFSVTASDKDLNENAALTYNIVRGEGSQVKNAAFLSINSDNGQISALKSFDFETVKTFKFHVVASDSGTPSLSSNVTVNVFVLDQNDNAPVILYPVSSNGSAEGVEEIPRNVNAGHLVTKVRAYDADIGYNGWLLFSLQDVTDHSLFGLDRYTGQIRTLRSFTETDEAEHKLLILVKDNGNVSLSATATVIVKVVEPKEAFAASDVKSSTKADEDNNVTFYLMITVGSVSALFLVSIIVLISMQCSKSTDFTSKYLPEPNYDGTLCHSIQYRSGDKRYMLVGPRMSIGSTIVPGSHANTLMLPDRRSATGEVSLCFYFELMYSLLTHKDLTLSS